Proteins encoded by one window of Salvia splendens isolate huo1 chromosome 14, SspV2, whole genome shotgun sequence:
- the LOC121764917 gene encoding LRR receptor-like serine/threonine-protein kinase FEI 1 encodes MGASILVFLAALVTALLQDSSLALSPDGLTLLEVKTSLNDSKNFLRNWNAIDEFPCKWTGITCSQLDQRVISINLPYMQLGGFIPHSICKLDKLQRLALHQNSLHGFIPNEIAQCSELRALYLRANYFQGGIPSTIGNVSMLTILDLSSNTLKGAIPSSLGRLTRLSYLNLSSNFLSGEVPDVGVLSKFGSKSFIGNLDLCGQQVNKPCRTSLGFPAVLPHAESNEATVHKQSSHYIKGIVIGAASMLGFGVIFLGFLLVWLLTKKERVAKKYTEVKKQVHQEARAKLITFHGDLPYPSCELVEKIESLEEEDVVGAGGFGTVYRMVMNDCGTFAVKKIDRTRQGSDQVFERELEILGSVKHRNLVNLRGYCRLSTARLLIYDYLAMGSLDYFLHDNIHEEHQLNWNARLKIAIGSARGVAYLHHDCSPKIVHRDIKSSNILLDENLEPHVSDFGLAKLLVDEEAHVTTVVAGTFGYLAPEYLQSGRATEKSDVYSFGVLLLELVTGKRPTDPTFVQRGLNVVGWINTQNRVEDVVDRRCRDAAVETVEVLVEIAARCTDADPEERPTMQQVLQMLEQEVMSPCLSEFYESHSDKC; translated from the exons ATGGGTGCTTCAATTTTGGTGTTCCTAGCTGCTTTGGTAACTGCCCTTTTGCAGGATTCCTCTCTTGCCCTCTCTCCAGATG GTCTTACACTGTTGGAAGTGAAAACCAGTTTAAATGACAGTAAGAACTTTCTGAGGAACTGGAATGCTATTGATGAATTTCCATGTAAATGGACTGGTATTACTTGCAGCCAACTAGACCAAAGAGTGATATCTAT AAACCTACCATACATGCAGCTTGGAGGATTTATACCCCATAGCATTTGTAAACTCGACAAATTGCAAAGACT GGCACTTCATCAGAATAGTCTTCATGGTTTCATTCCTAATGAGATTGCACAGTGTTCTGAACTCAGAGCCCT GTATCTTCGAGCTAATTATTTTCAAGGAGGAATACCTTCAACTATTGGAAACGTTTCTATGTTGACTATATT GGATTTATCTAGCAATACACTGAAAGGTGCTATACCTTCTTCTCTAGGTCGTTTAACACGTCTATCATATCT AAATTTgtcatcaaacttcttgtctGGCGAAGTACCAGATGTTGGAGTGCTAAGCAAGTTTGGAAGCAAATC GTTTATTGGTAATCTAGATCTGtgtggccaacaagtaaacaaACCTTGTCGAACTTCACTTGGTTTTCCTGCTGTATTGCCTCATGCTGAAAGTAACGAAGCAACAG TGCACAAGCAATCCTCCCATTACATCAAAGGTATTGTGATTGGTGCAGCATCCATGTTAGGCTTTGGGGTTATTTTCCTTGGTTTTCTCTTGGTTTGGCTGCTGACGAAGAAGGAGAGAGTCGCAAAAAAATACACAGAAGTGAAAAAACAAGTCCATCAAGAAGCAA GAGCCAAGCTCATAACTTTCCATGGAGATCTTCCATACCCTTCGTGTGAGCTTGTCGAGAAGATTGAGTCTCTTGAAGAGGAAGATGTTGTTGGAGCTGGAGGTTTTGGAACTGTTTATAGAATGGTTATGAACGACTGTGGAACTTTTGCTGTCAAAAAGATTGACCGGACAAGACAAGGCTCTGATCAAGTATTCGAGAGGGAGCTCGAGATCTTAGGTAGTGTGAAGCACAGAAATCTAGTAAACCTAAGAGGCTACTGCCGCCTCTCTACAGCAAGGCTCCTTATATATGACTACTTGGCCATGGGCAGCTTGGACTATTTCTTGCACG ATAATATCCATGAAGAGCATCAGCTGAACTGGAATGCTCGCCTAAAGATAGCTATCGGCTCTGCTAGAGGAGTGGCATATCTGCACCATGACTGCTCTCCGAAGATAGTCCATCGTGATATAAAATCGAGCAACATCCTTCTTGATGAAAACCTCGAGCCCCATGTCTCAGACTTCGGCCTTGCTAAGCTGCTGGTGGACGAGGAGGCTCATGTCACGACTGTGGTTGCAGGCACATTTGGCTATTTGGCTCCAG AGTACTTGCAGAGCGGTAGGGCAACAGAGAAGTCGGATGTGTACAGCTTTGGCGTGCTGCTGCTGGAGCTAGTGACGGGAAAAAGACCAACGGATCCAACGTTTGTGCAGAGGGGGCTGAATGTGGTGGGCTGGATCAACACACAGAATCGAGTGGAGGACGTAGTGGATAGGAGGTGCAGGGACGCAGCAGTGGAGACGGTGGAGGTGCTAGTGGAGATAGCAGCGAGATGCACAGATGCGGACCCGGAGGAGCGCCCCACAATGCAGCAAGTGCTGCAGATGTTGGAGCAGGAAGTGATGTCGCCATGCCTCAGTGAGTTCTACGAGTCGCATTCTGATAAATGTTGA